A portion of the Pseudomonas sp. PSE14 genome contains these proteins:
- the fusA gene encoding elongation factor G, producing MSSYSVEQIRTVALVGHGDSGKTLLAEALLQGSGAITSMGSLERGDTACDSDPMERDYHHSLAAALVHFEHEGAHVRLIDTPGYPDFIGHALPALAAVETALVVVNAQNGVELTTRRMMDWAGERGLCRMLVVNKIDAERVDLPGLLADLREAFGKEVLPLNLPADGGTRVVDCFFEPDGEADFSSVAEAHQALVDQVVEVDEALMAHYLEEGEVAPEALHAPFERALREGHLIPLCFVSARTGAGIAELLNVLARLAPNPAEGNPPLFVRTDDSGDVEDFHSAPDPKGHVLAHVFKVVIDPFVGRLAVFRVHQGTVQRDMQLFAGDGRKSFKVGHLLRLQGKKHEEVQHLIPGDFGALTKVDELEYGVVLHDSHDEDHIRLKPLNFPTPMQGLAIEASRRGDEQRLAEILQRLQAEDPCVRLDYNASTQETVLRGMGELHLRYLLERMSGQYKLEVQTRAPSVPYRETATRMAEGHSRHKKQTGGAGQFGEVFLRVEPLPRGGGFEFIDAVKGGVIPGQFIPSVEKGVRSALAAGPLAGFPVADVRVTVYDGKSHSVDSKDIAFQAAGRKAMLDALRNAGGIVLEPVVSIEVTAPDARLGDITADLTGRRGQVMGTESLSTHVALIRGQVPLAELEGYANRLKSITAGQGLYDLSPSHYSAVPQDVQQRLSSSYKAAPEED from the coding sequence ATGTCCAGTTACTCGGTGGAACAGATCCGCACGGTCGCCCTGGTCGGCCATGGCGACAGCGGCAAGACGCTGCTCGCGGAAGCGCTGCTGCAAGGCAGCGGTGCGATCACCAGCATGGGTTCGCTCGAGCGCGGCGACACCGCCTGCGACTCCGACCCCATGGAGCGCGATTACCATCACTCGCTGGCCGCCGCCCTGGTGCATTTCGAGCACGAAGGCGCGCACGTCCGCCTGATCGATACACCCGGCTATCCCGATTTCATCGGCCATGCGCTGCCCGCGCTGGCGGCGGTGGAGACCGCCCTGGTGGTGGTGAACGCGCAGAACGGCGTTGAGCTGACCACCCGGCGGATGATGGACTGGGCCGGCGAGCGGGGCCTGTGCCGGATGCTGGTGGTGAACAAGATCGATGCCGAGCGCGTCGACCTGCCGGGTCTGCTGGCGGACCTGCGCGAAGCCTTCGGCAAGGAAGTCCTGCCGCTGAACCTGCCCGCCGACGGCGGCACGCGGGTGGTGGACTGCTTCTTCGAGCCCGACGGCGAGGCCGACTTCTCCTCCGTGGCCGAGGCGCACCAGGCGCTGGTGGACCAGGTGGTGGAAGTCGACGAAGCGCTGATGGCGCATTACCTGGAGGAGGGCGAGGTGGCGCCCGAGGCGCTGCACGCTCCCTTCGAGCGGGCGCTGCGTGAGGGCCATCTGATCCCCCTGTGCTTCGTCTCGGCGCGCACCGGCGCGGGGATCGCGGAGCTGCTGAATGTGCTGGCGCGGCTGGCGCCCAACCCCGCCGAGGGCAACCCGCCGCTGTTCGTGCGCACAGACGACAGCGGCGACGTGGAGGATTTCCATTCCGCGCCGGACCCCAAGGGCCATGTCCTGGCCCATGTGTTCAAGGTGGTGATCGACCCCTTCGTCGGCCGCCTGGCGGTGTTCCGCGTGCACCAGGGCACGGTGCAGCGGGACATGCAGTTGTTCGCCGGCGACGGCCGCAAGTCGTTCAAGGTCGGCCACCTGCTGCGCCTGCAAGGCAAGAAGCATGAGGAGGTGCAGCACCTGATCCCCGGCGACTTCGGCGCTTTGACCAAGGTCGACGAGCTGGAGTACGGCGTGGTGCTGCACGACTCCCACGACGAGGACCATATCCGTCTCAAGCCGCTGAATTTCCCTACGCCCATGCAGGGCCTGGCGATCGAGGCGAGCCGCCGGGGCGACGAGCAGCGCCTGGCGGAGATTCTCCAGCGCCTGCAGGCCGAGGACCCTTGCGTTCGCCTGGACTACAACGCGTCCACCCAGGAAACCGTGCTGCGCGGCATGGGCGAGTTGCACCTGCGCTACCTGCTCGAACGCATGTCCGGCCAGTACAAGCTGGAGGTGCAGACCCGCGCGCCCAGCGTGCCCTACCGGGAAACCGCCACGCGCATGGCCGAGGGGCACAGCCGACACAAGAAGCAGACCGGCGGCGCCGGGCAGTTCGGCGAGGTGTTCCTGCGGGTGGAGCCGCTGCCGCGCGGCGGTGGCTTCGAGTTCATCGATGCGGTGAAGGGCGGGGTGATTCCCGGCCAGTTCATCCCCTCGGTAGAGAAGGGCGTGCGCTCGGCGCTGGCGGCGGGGCCGCTGGCGGGATTCCCGGTGGCCGATGTCAGGGTCACCGTCTACGACGGCAAGAGCCACTCGGTGGACTCCAAGGACATCGCCTTCCAGGCCGCCGGGCGCAAGGCGATGCTCGATGCGCTGCGCAACGCCGGCGGGATCGTCCTGGAGCCGGTGGTGAGCATCGAGGTGACGGCGCCCGATGCGCGCCTGGGCGACATCACCGCCGACCTGACGGGGCGGCGCGGCCAGGTAATGGGCACCGAGTCGCTGTCGACCCATGTCGCGCTGATCCGTGGCCAGGTGCCGTTGGCGGAGCTGGAGGGCTACGCCAACCGGCTCAAGTCGATCACCGCCGGACAGGGCCTCTATGACCTTTCGCCCAGCCACTACAGCGCTGTGCCGCAGGACGTGCAGCAGCGCCTGTCCAGCAGCTACAAGGCAGCGCCGGAAGAAGACTGA